In the Malania oleifera isolate guangnan ecotype guangnan chromosome 1, ASM2987363v1, whole genome shotgun sequence genome, one interval contains:
- the LOC131164446 gene encoding stigma-specific STIG1-like protein 4 produces MMQLSSSPKELAIPMLLLLLVSTLVEGEGDPSLANAQNARAREALPSSSQWLEKTLMGPRASGCSKRPWLCYKRALLGERMECCKNRCIDLASDFNNCGLCGVRCPFGWKCCEGYCIDITLNPLHCGKCGNECPIGVLCSYGMCGYSLD; encoded by the coding sequence ATGATGCAGCTAAGCAGCAGCCCTAAGGAACTTGCCATTCCCATGCTACTTCTGCTACTGGTTTCAACCCTGGTGGAGGGAGAGGGCGACCCCTCCCTTGCAAATGCACAAAATGCAAGGGCGAGGGAGGCCTTGCCATCTTCTTCACAGTGGCTGGAGAAAACACTGATGGGTCCCCGAGCCTCTGGATGCTCGAAGAGGCCTTGGCTTTGCTACAAGAGGGCTTTGCTGGGAGAAAGAATGGAGTGCTGCAAAAATCGATGCATCGATCTCGCTTCAGACTTCAACAACTGTGGGTTGTGTGGGGTAAGATGCCCATTTGGCTGGAAGTGCTGTGAGGGGTACTGCATTGACATTACCCTGAACCCATTGCACTGTGGGAAATGTGGGAACGAATGCCCCATTGGGGTGCTTTGCTCCTATGGCATGTGTGGGTATTCTCTTGATTAA
- the LOC131164460 gene encoding putative F-box protein At5g55150, protein MAAISWAFLPPELLELIFGRLTFIDVCRCKTVCVSWRSPAKVAHLKLIPTFPPFLLILGADDSPSEVLDFSTQNRHPMCLRETRQRWSRVSSGGWLLSTGRWRRCSDVQLFNPFSKSIVLLPSPKNLLLWPDLDLDIERFAFSSSPADLNCVILVTFSYLFGQGCLAFCHPADDQWTRVYFPSKLPFSDVVFYKGQFYLVDAKGSVFIFKLQLGSSDPDLIQIADPPKFHFDDKYLVESSSGNFMLVLAAPAKREFEVFRLDLGNGEWERVTNLGDEALFLGHRSESVSVSRAGSTGPCKGNCIYYLGNVETWSHYVDVLDFGSNNLSWFKFFDHPIFWIAPEVKERAPVFGFDSSSAINCTD, encoded by the coding sequence ATGGCGGCCATTTCTTGGGCCTTCCTTCCGCCGGAGCTCCTCGAGCTCATCTTTGGCCGCCTGACCTTCATCGACGTTTGCCGCTGTAAAACTGTCTGCGTTTCTTGGCGTTCTCCGGCGAAGGTGGCGCATCTCAAGTTAATCCCGACTTTTCCTCCTTTCCTTTTGATTCTTGGCGCCGACGATTCTCCCAGCGAAGTTTTAGATTTTTCAACCCAAAATCGACACCCAATGTGCCTCCGGGAGACCCGGCAACGCTGGTCGCGCGTTTCATCCGGCGGTTGGTTACTCAGCACCGGTCGCTGGCGACGCTGTTCCGATGTTCAACTCTTTAATCCTTTCTCGAAATCCATCGTCCTCCTCCCTTCGCCGAAAAATCTGCTTCTCTGGCCGGACCTTGATCTCGACATCGAGAGATTCGCCTTCTCGTCGTCTCCGGCGGACCTTAATTGCGTGATTCTGGTAACGTTTTCATATTTATTTGGGCAGGGCTGTCTGGCGTTTTGTCATCCGGCGGATGATCAGTGGACGAGAGTCTATTTTCCGTCGAAGTTGCCGTTCAGTGACGTCGTGTTCTACAAGGGCCAATTCTATCTCGTCGATGCCAAAGGTAGCGTCTTCATCTTCAAGCTCCAGCTTGGGTCGAGTGACCCGGACCTTATCCAGATTGCAGACCCGCCGAAGTTTCACTTTGACGATAAGTATTTGGTAGAGTCGTCGTCCGGAAACTTCATGCTGGTGCTGGCGGCGCCGGCGAAACGTGAATTTGAAGTGTTCAGGTTGGATTTGGGGAATGGTGAATGGGAGAGGGTGACGAATTTGGGGGATGAAGCTCTTTTTTTGGGTCATCGGAGCGAGTCCGTATCCGTTTCGCGTGCGGGTTCAACAGGACCTTGCAAGGGAAATTGCATTTATTATTTGGGTAACGTTGAGACTTGGAGTCACTATGTGGACGTGTTGGATTTCGGATCCAATAATCTGAGCTGGTTCAAGTTTTTTGATCATCCGATCTTTTGGATCGCACCCGAAGTAAAGGAAAGGGCACCCGTTTTTGGATTTGATTCCAGCTCTGCTATTAATTGTACAGATTAA
- the LOC131164464 gene encoding endoglucanase 11-like: protein MNYQKQKRHPARTLISFVLAVAVLPFCRPFDYRDALAKSLLYFEAQRSGRLPHNQRVTWRHHSALTDGLDQGVDLVGGYYDAGDHVKFGLPMAFTVTMLSWSVIEYGKQIADAGEYAHALEAIKWGTDYFIKAHTSRNVLWAEVGDGDTDHYCWQRPEDMTTSRHAYKIDVDNPGSDLAGETAAALAAASIVFRTTNPHYSHLLLHHAQQLFEFGEKYRGSYDGSVGAAKGYYPSVSGYKDELLWAALWLYKATDTAEYLRYAVENAHELGGVTWAISEFSWDVKYAGLQLLASMLLMEEKHRVHKYTLEQYRSKAEFYLCSCLNKNNESNVHRTPGGLLYTRQWNNMQYVSTASFLLSIYSDHLQISNQRLSCPNGEVGPQELLSLVKSQVNYILGSNPLAMSYLVGYGSNYPQRVHHRGASIESYKTSAGFIGCTQGYDNWYGHPDPNPNVVIGALVGGPDSDDQFRDERSNYMQTEACTYNTAPLVGIFAKLHELEGNNIKLPCDDSLVSSS from the exons ATGAATTACCAGAAGCAGAAACGGCACCCTGCAAGGACATTAATCTCTTTCGTCCTCGCTGTCGCCGTCTTACCCTTTTGCCGGCCGTTCGACTACCGAGACGCGCTCGCCAAGAGTCTCCTCTACTTCGAGGCCCAGCGCTCCGGCCGCCTCCCGCACAATCAGAGAGTCACCTGGCGCCACCACTCCGCCCTCACCGACGGCCTAGACCAAGGG GTGGACTTGGTCGGAGGGTACTACGACGCCGGTGACCACGTCAAGTTCGGTCTGCCGATGGCCTTCACCGTCACGATGCTCTCCTGGAGCGTCATCGAATACGGCAAGCAGATCGCCGACGCCGGTGAGTACGCCCACGCGCTCGAAGCGATCAAATGGGGGACCGATTACTTCATCAAAGCGCATACTAGCCGAAATGTGTTATGGGCAGAG GTCGGGGATGGGGACACCGACCACTACTGTTGGCAGCGGCCGGAGGACATGACGACGTCGCGGCACGCCTACAAGATCGACGTGGACAACCCCGGGTCCGACCTCGCCGGGGAGACGGCGGCGGCGTTGGCAGCCGCATCCATCGTGTTTAGGACGACGAACCCGCATTACTCTCACCTGCTCCTGCACCACGCCCAACAG CTGTTTGAGTTTGGGGAGAAGTACAGGGGGAGTTACGATGGGAGCGTAGGGGCGGCGAAGGGGTACTACCCGTCGGTGAGTGGGTACAAGGACGAGCTGCTGTGGGCGGCGCTGTGGCTGTACAAGGCGACGGACACGGCGGAGTACCTCCGGTATGCGGTGGAAAACGCCCATGAGTTGGGTGGCGTCACGTGGGCCATCTCCGAGTTCAGCTGGGACGTCAAGTACGCTGGCCTCCAACTCCTCGCTTCCATG TTATTGATGGAAGAAAAACACAGAGTACACAAATACACACTAGAACAATATCGCTCAAAAGCCGAGTTCTATCTTTGCTCGTGCCTTAACAAAAACAATGAGAGCAACGTGCATCGCACACCAGGAGGCCTATTGTACACCCGACAATGGAACAACATGCAATATGTCTCAACTGCATCATTTCTTCTATCAATATACTCAGATCATCTCCAAATCTCAAATCAACGGCTCAGTTGTCCCAACGGAGAGGTGGGTCCCCAAGAACTCCTCTCCCTCGTCAAATCACAAGTCAATTACATCTTAGGATCAAACCCACTAGCCATGAGTTACTTGGTAGGCTATGGTTCTAACTACCCTCAAAGGGTGCACCATAGAGGTGCATCCATTGAATCATACAAAACAAGTGCGGGATTTATCGGATGTACACAAGGATATGACAATTGGTATGGCCATCCTGATCCTAATCCTAATGTTGTTATTGGAGCTCTTGTAGGAGGACCTGATAGTGATGACCAATTTAGAGATGAACGGTCAAACTATATGCAAACTGAGGCCTGTACATACAATACGGCGCCATTGGTTGGAATTTTTGCAAAATTGCACGAGTTAGAAGGCAATAATATTAAATTGCCTTGTGATGACTCTTTAGTTTCTTCTAGCTAA
- the LOC131164453 gene encoding uncharacterized protein LOC131164453, with translation MRKGLHPQLQWISYVTQSGRLMHVMMTKIHKTGKVYHLRAKRQMAESLGQVAKFKRRYEQKNGEVEGK, from the coding sequence ATGAGAAAAGGATTGCACCCTCAATTACAATGGATCTCTTATGTAACCCAAAGTGGCAGATTGATGCATGTTATGATGACCAAAATACACAAAACTGGTAAAGTCTACCACCTCAGAGCAAAACGCCAGATGGCCGAAAGTCTTGGCCAGGTTGCCAAGTTCAAGCGTCGTTATGAGCAAAAAAATGGGGAAGTTGAAGGAAAATGA